From Apium graveolens cultivar Ventura chromosome 9, ASM990537v1, whole genome shotgun sequence, the proteins below share one genomic window:
- the LOC141683179 gene encoding transcription termination factor MTEF18, mitochondrial: MLIRFNRRKGVALVFEMISQFKICKIFNPGCVYEKPLSRFNSARILCFQHSESVERTKQCVSKSVGTSSSVGASRFSRGDRMEAQVALFDYLYCTRGFHYTDAERISKNSPRFVQNLLCKVDGEQDVSRGLAKFFRYNPINEFEPFLESLGLSSSELEHLLPRDLFFLGDDHILLENFHVLCEYGIPQCKIGRIFKEANDIFRYEYGILAKKLSAYEELGLSRTTVIKLVTCCPSLLVGSVNIEFVQVLEKLKQLGFGTDWIGGYLSDFKTYNWNRMLDTINFLADVGYNDIQMGLLFQTSPSLLFEGSGKRVYILVCRLLKLGLKMSQVYSLFSKNPQISSENYALTLWKAVDFLSEIGMETEAIAKVVTEQMPLLSSHHLKGPRTVLKSLKVDKATLCHIIKEDTSKLISLASKVASVNQTKLQNPSKYLEKTTFLLSLGYLENTEEMAKARKQFRGRGDQLEERFDCLVQAGLDYNVVSSMIRHAPSVLNQSKEVLVKKIDCLKSCLGYPPESIVAFPSYLCYDIGRINLRFSMYAWLRKQGASKPNLSVSTLLVSSDARFVKYFVNIHPEGPVMWEYFRKSLNID; this comes from the coding sequence ATGTTAATTAGGTTTAATAGAAGAAAGGGTGTTGCTTTAGTGTTTGAAATGATTTCCCAATTCAAGATTTGCAAGATTTTTAATCCTGGTTGTGTGTATGAGAAACCTTTATCGAGATTTAACTCGGCGAGGATCTTGTGTTTTCAACATTCGGAATCTGTAGAAAGGACTAAACAATGTGTGAGTAAATCGGTTGGAACATCGAGTTCTGTTGGTGCTTCGAGGTTCTCGAGGGGTGATAGAATGGAGGCACAAGTTGCTCTTTTCGATTACTTGTATTGTACTAGAGGGTTTCACTACACGGATGCAGAGCGTATTAGTAAGAATTCGCCTCGTTTTGTTCAGAACTTGTTGTGTAAGGTTGACGGTGAGCAGGATGTTTCGCGCGGTTTAGCGAAGTTCTTTCGATATAATCCAATTAATGAGTTTGAGCCGTTCTTGGAGAGTTTAGGGTTGAGTTCGTCGGAATTGGAACATTTGCTTCCACGGGACTTATTTTTTCTCGGAGATGATCACATCTTACTTGAAAACTTCCATGTTCTCTGTGAGTATGGGATTCCTCAGTGTAAAATTGGAAGGATATTTAAGGAAGCAAATGATATATTTAGATATGAATATGGGATATTGGCCAAGAAACTTAGTGCATATGAAGAGCTAGGACTGAGCAGAACTACAGTTATAAAACTGGTAACTTGTTGCCCTTCACTTCTTGTTGGTAGTGTAAACATTGAATTTGTGCAGGTTCTTGAAAAGCTTAAACAGTTGGGGTTTGGAACAGATTGGATTGGAGGTTATCTATCCGACTTTAAAACTTATAATTGGAATAGGATGCTCGACACAATTAATTTTTTAGCTGATGTTGGTTACAATGACATACAAATGGGACTTCTGTTTCAGACAAGTCCATCGTTGCTCTTTGAGGGTTCTGGGAAGAGGGTATATATATTGGTTTGCCGGTTACTGAAGTTGGGTCTTAAGATGAGTCAAGTTTATTCGTTATTCTCAAAAAATCCTCAAATTTCATCTGAAAATTACGCTCTAACTCTTTGGAAAGCAGTAGATTTTCTGTCTGAAATAGGAATGGAAACAGAAGCAATTGCTAAAGTTGTGACTGAACAAATGCCTTTACTTAGTTCACATCATCTGAAAGGTCCCAGGACTGTTTTGAAGAGTTTAAAAGTTGATAAAGCTACATTATGTCACATTATAAAGGAAGATACTTCAAAGTTGATCAGTTTGGCTTCCAAAGTGGCAAGTGTTAATCAGACTAAGCTCCAGAATCCAAGTAAATATCTTGAGAAAACAACTTTTTTATTAAGTTTAGGCTATTTAGAAAACACAGAAGAAATGGCAAAAGCCCGGAAACAGTTCCGAGGTAGAGGAGACCAGTTAGAAGAAAGATTTGATTGCCTAGTACAAGCTGGTTTGGACTACAATGTTGTGTCAAGTATGATCAGACATGCTCCATCAGTGCTGAACCAGTCAAAAGAGGTTCTTGTGAAAAAGATTGATTGTTTGAAAAGCTGTTTAGGCTACCCACCAGAATCTATTGTGGCATTTCCATCATACCTATGTTATGATATAGGCAGGATCAACCTTAGGTTTTCAATGTATGCGTGGTTAAGGAAGCAAGGTGCATCAAAGCCCAATCTATCAGTGAGCACATTACTTGTGTCTTCAGATGCCCGGTTTGTTAAATACTTTGTTAACATTCACCCTGAAGGTCCTGTTATGTGGGAATATTTTAGGAAATCGTTAAATATAGACTAG